CGGCGAAGAACACCTGCAGCAGCGTGGCATAGTCGATCAAGGCGGGATCGTAGCTGATCTCTACCACCTCCACGTGGCCGGAGTCCCCCGAGCATACCTGGCGGTAGTCGGGACTGTCGGTGTGGCCGCCGCAATAGCCGGAAACCACCCGCTCCACGCCTTTCAGCTGGGAGAAGGCTGCCTCGAGGCACCAGAAGCAGCCGCCGCCCAGAATCGCTTTTTCCATGATGACTCCTGTAATTCTTGGGTTGAGGGTTTGGCGCGGCCAGCGTCAGGCCTTGCCTTTCCGCCGCGCTCAGCTCGGACTCGCGGACCTGGTCCGGATGCGGGCGACGGCGCCCGCGCCCGCGAGCTTAATGATTGGTCGGGGACGAGCCGAAAATCTCACACGCCAGTCTGACCGTTTCGGTCTGTATTGTCACCGTATCCGTGATCGGCACCGAATAGCCGCCTGCCATGGTCACCGCCAGCGCGGCGTCGTAGCGGCGGCAGGCCTCCATCACCATTCGGTCCCGCTCGGCCAACCCCTGCTTGCTGAGGGCCAGGCGGCCCAGGCGGTCGCCGTGGTAGGGGTCGGCGCCGGCCAGGTAACACACCAGGTCGGGACGGGCGCGGGCGAACAGTTCCGGCAGCGCGCGCGCCAGCGCGTCGAGATAGGCGGCGTCTTCGGTGCCGTCGGGCAGGTCGATGTCCCAATCGCTGTCGACGCGGCGGAACGGGAAATTGCGCGCGCCGTGCATGGAAAAGGTAAAGATGCGAGGCTCGTCCGCGGCGATGGCGGCGGTGCCGTCGCCTTGGTGAACGTCCAGGTCCACTATCAGCACGCGCCGGACACGCGCTTCCGCCAGCAGCAGCATCGATGCGACGGCGATGTCATTGAACATGCAAAAGCCGCTGCCGCGTTCCCGGCCCGCGTGGTGGGTTCCGCCCGCGAGGTTCACGCCGCAACCTTCCAGCAGGGCCGATCGACTGGCGGCCACGGTGGCGCCCACCGAGCGGCGGCTGCGTTCGGCCAACTCCGGCGACCATGGCAGGCCGATCTCCCTCTGGGCGCGCGCGTCCAACGTGCCATTCAGCACGGCGTCGACGTAATCCGGATGGTGGGCGTGGATCAGCTCGCCGCGCGTCGCCGCCGGCGCGGTTTCCATGCGCTCGGCGGCGAAGGCCGACACCTGCTCGGCCAGCAGCCGGTATTTTTCCGCCGGGAAGCGGTGGCCGGCGGGCAGCGGCAGCGGAAACTGGTCGGTGCGATAGATGCGCATCGCGCCCGCCTACAGCGCCTTCACCAGGGCAAAGCGCGGCACTTGCCGGCCTTCGTGCTCCACCGTTTCTGCGAACATGGCGGCGGGGCGCGCCCATAAGCCGTAGTCGCCGTACAGCGCCCGATACATCACCAACGGCTCATGGGTTTCCGAGTGAGCGGCAGTGCCGATAACCTGGTAAAGCTGGCGATTGCGAAAGTGCTGGTAAATTCCGGGCGTGGTCATGGCGGGCTCCTCCGGCGATTGACGAGTGGGGGGGGCGAGCATGCCGCAGCGGGCGTGGAGCGTCAAGAATGGCGGCTGC
This genomic window from Chromobacterium violaceum ATCC 12472 contains:
- a CDS encoding histone deacetylase family protein — encoded protein: MRIYRTDQFPLPLPAGHRFPAEKYRLLAEQVSAFAAERMETAPAATRGELIHAHHPDYVDAVLNGTLDARAQREIGLPWSPELAERSRRSVGATVAASRSALLEGCGVNLAGGTHHAGRERGSGFCMFNDIAVASMLLLAEARVRRVLIVDLDVHQGDGTAAIAADEPRIFTFSMHGARNFPFRRVDSDWDIDLPDGTEDAAYLDALARALPELFARARPDLVCYLAGADPYHGDRLGRLALSKQGLAERDRMVMEACRRYDAALAVTMAGGYSVPITDTVTIQTETVRLACEIFGSSPTNH
- a CDS encoding DUF1653 domain-containing protein; the protein is MTTPGIYQHFRNRQLYQVIGTAAHSETHEPLVMYRALYGDYGLWARPAAMFAETVEHEGRQVPRFALVKAL